One genomic window of Monodelphis domestica isolate mMonDom1 chromosome 1, mMonDom1.pri, whole genome shotgun sequence includes the following:
- the PIGBOS1 gene encoding protein PIGBOS1, whose product MFGRLSFPQIILASVLGVAGGIYIYQPIFEQYSRDQKLLKEKPQIVQESEEKKS is encoded by the coding sequence ATGTTTGGGAGACTGAGTTTTCCTCAAATAATTCTTGCAAGTGTCCTTGGTGTTGCTGGAGGAATATATATTTATCAACCAATCTTTGAACAGTATTCCCGAGATCAGAAATTATTAAAGGAAAAGCCACAAATTGTTCAAGaatcagaagagaagaaaagttaA
- the PIGB gene encoding GPI mannosyltransferase 3 yields MEQTGGSLFFKRRRSGSPKTVKLRKRKSVLYSNPPEGRAGNRSGEGRSKAISESRLAGENYFAFSIICHFVLNITNYGYLTWEWAEGLRGYSYPLIFASMYKVLYVFAKDSVQLLIWVPRLAQALLSAVADVKLYSLVKQLENKEMAKWVFFCQLCSWFTWYCCTRTLTNTMETVLTIFALFYYPLEGSKFVNSFMYSSLVALAFIIRPTAVIPWIPLLFRHFWQEQKKLDLVLQHFLPVGLVTLGFSLIIDRIFFGQWTFVQLNFLKFNVLKNLGTFYGSHPWHWYICQGFPVILGPHLPFFIHGCFLTPRRYRILLVAIIWTVLVYSMLSHKEFRFIYPILPFCMVFCGHSLNHLKTWKKPALSFLFLSNVTLALYTGLIHQRGSLDVMTHIQGLCDNNSSASIFVMMPCHSTPHYSHVHCPLPIRFLQCPPDLNGNENYLDEADKFYFSPLSWLNQEFSSDILLPTHLVIFSVLEEEIKTFLITNGYKRIAVIFHTHLPEGRIGSHIYLYERK; encoded by the exons ATGGAGCAGACTGGGGGAAGCCTCTTCTTCAAGAGGCGCCGCAGCGGCTCCCCCAAGACTGTAAAGCTGAGGAAGAGAAAATCTGTACTTTACAGCAATCCCCCGGAAGGACGCGCTGGGAACCGCTCTGGTGAGGGAAGGAGCAAGGCGATAAGCGAATCCAGGTTGGCGGGA GAAAACTATTTTGCATTCAgtattatttgtcattttgtccttaaTATTACTAATTATGGTTATTTGACCTGGGAATGGGCCGAAGGTTTGAGGGGGTACTCTTACCCCTTAATCTTTGCAAGCATGTATAAGGTTCTGTATGTCTTCGCAAAGGATAGTGTCCAGTTACTG atTTGGGTTCCTAGACTTGCCCAAGCACTTTTGTCTGCTGTAGCAGATGTGAAGCTTTACTCATTGGTGAAGCAactagaaaacaaagaaatggcaaaatgggTG TTCTTTTGCCAGTTGTGCTCTTGGTTTACTTGGTATTGCTGTACCAGAACTCTCACAAACACCATGGAAACTGTTCTCACCATCTTTGCTCTTTTCTACTACCCACTGGAAGGTTCTAAGTTTGTGAACAG TTTTATGTACTCATCCCTGGTAGCACTTGCCTTCATCATTCGACCAACGGCTGTCATTCCATGGATACCTTTGCTCTTTAGACATTTCTGGCAAGAGCAGAAAAAACTTGATCTTGTTCTACAGCACTTTTTACCTGTGGG gctAGTCACTTTGGGTTTTTCTTTGATAATTGATCGTATCTTTTTTGGTCAG TGGACCTTTGTTCAACTTAATTTTTTGAAGTTTAATGTACTAAAGAACTTGGGCACATTTTATGGATCTCATCCATGGCACTGGTATATCTGTCAAGGATTCCCAGTTATTTTAGGCCCTCATCTACCCTTCTTTATTCATGGATGCTTCCTAACTCCAAGGAGATATCGGATACTTTTAGTGGCTATAATATGGACAGTTCTGGTTTATAG CATGTTGAGCCACAAAGAATTCAGGTTTATCTATCCAATTTTACCATTTTGTATGGTATTCTGTG GACACTCTTTAAACCACTTGAAAACCTGGAAGAAACCAGCACTAAGTTTCCTGTTTTTATCAAATGTGACTCTAGCACTCTACACTGGTTTGATTCATCAACGTGGTTCTCTTGATGTTATGACTCATATTCAAGGACTCTGTGACAATAATTCTTCAGCCTCCATCTTTGTAATGATGCCTTGCCACTCTACTCCTCATTACAG cCATGTACACTGTCCACTTCCAATAAGATTTCTTCAGTGTCCCCCAGACTTGAATGGAAATGAGAATTATCTTGATGAAGCAGATAAATTTTACTTCAGTCCATTAAGCTGGCTAAATCAAGAGTTTTCCAGTGATATATTGTTGCCCACCCACCTAGTCATCTTCAGCGTTTTAGAAGAG